From the genome of Drosophila virilis strain 15010-1051.87 unplaced genomic scaffold, Dvir_AGI_RSII-ME tig00000019, whole genome shotgun sequence:
CATCTGTTTTGTTTATCGACCCCACTCTCCCCCGAAAAGGTCATGCAGCTGCTCACCTCCGCCTACGCTGTCGCCGCCCTTGCGATCTGCTGCCTGTGCTTCGTCACAGCTCAGCCGCAGCGCGGTCTGGCGCAGCCGCGCTCCAACTCCTTCGATGCTAATGCTGTGATACTGAAGCAGAACTTTGATCTGAACCCGGATGGCTCCTATCAGTACAAGTAAGTTATGGTTGGAATACATTACTTCATTATTGTGAAGGATCTTTGAGAAAAGCTGCTTCAATAAAGAAGTCAGTCATTCAGATAGTCAGGACATacagtcagtcattcattAATGCATCTTTTCCAGTCagtaaaaaatcaattagtaAGCCAGCTTATCAATCactcagtcaatcattcaatcGCTGTCAGTCACTTTTTCGAACATTCAAGCAGCGAGTTGTTCAGTCATACATTTCATCAGGCGTTCTATCAGGCACTATCAGCCAGTCTTTCAATCAGTCAAACATTCAATCAGTCCGATATTCAGTCAATAATTTAGTAAATTATTCAGTCAGTGAATCACTTAGTCGCttattcagtcagtcaattatCCAGGCAATCAATTAGTTATTCAGTTATtctatcagtcagtcaggctGCTCATTAGTGAAATAATCAATATGCCATTCAGCCATGCATTCCATTAGCTATTCAGGCAGTGCgttttatataagtatatttggATAGCTGTCATATCAAGtgcattattatttaaattcttattcatttttctatttatgtATTCTATATTATTTATCTTGCATAGCTACGAGACGAGCAATGGAATTCGCGCTGATGAGGCGGGCTACCTTAAGAATCCCGGCTCACAGTTGGAGGCTCAGGTGGTTTTCGATGGCACAGTTTCAGGCGCAGCTGCAAAAGTTCCGAGAACTCGTGTGGCCTATTTTTAggaaagcaaaaataacaGAATTGATGTTTGCAGGTAATGCAAGGCTCCTACTCGTACACCGGACCAGATGGCGTGCTCTACACGATTACCTACATCGCCGATGAGAATGGCTTCCGCGCCGAGGGTGCACATATTCCCACACCGCCGCCCGTGAGcccggccgccgctgccggTCCCCGCCGATTCTTCAAATAATTGATAATTGACCAGCgagaattatatttaattggatataatatttgtatgaTAGCATCCAGGATGAAGTTCAGGGCAGCAGCTCAGTTGATTCACAGACCTCTCTCACTCCCTCCCTCCCTTCCTCCCGCTTCCACAAAAACACTCACACGCAACACTGCTTCATTTTTCCACTCTCAACAGCATTCCGTGTGTATTTATGCATTTCCACACGTTCTCCAACATTCCCGATTTCCACATCTACCTAGCGCCTAACGAATcgtttaaaatatgttttgtacATTATTTAAGTTTGATTGTTAAATGTCGTACGACATCGCAAGCTACGCATAAAACGAATATTGCtcgaaatgtttttaatttcttggTTTGTTGTCGTTATCTATCTTTTGAGGTTATTCTTTATTGCAGCGTTGCTAgactgttttttgttgtttggtatttttgcaGTATCTTATATTTGTGCAGGTAAAGTTGATTATTCAGTGCCCTTAGAAATGGATCTCAGCAATGCGAAATAGGACATGGCCGTTCGCACAATCTGTTAGGCACATGCAAAATTCAGCTCCAGACTCTCAATCGTTGCGCCCAACCACTCACCGAGATAAAGACCTCCATGTTGGCCTCAAAGAAGAAGCCTCCATCGATACGACTGCCGCGCTGCGCCCGCATCATCGAGAACTGCAGAGAACGTCCCAGGGCCAAATCAAGGGCGACCTCATGCCAATGGCTGTCGTAGATGGCATGGCGAAGCCCGTGCTCGCCGTCTTCAGGGCGATCGCCGCAATAACAGTAGATATAAAGCTGAGAGGAGCACCGATACGGTAAATACCACATAGAAGGGCATCTGGGCATTGTCGAACTTAACCAACAGCGTATAGCTGAGCACGCACAGATGCAGGGAGCCCACCACGAACTGCACGCAGATGAGCAGCCGAAAATAACGATTCAGTGCCGCGCTGAGATCCAGGCTTCGTCTATACAAATCAAGGATCTTGCCCAGCTGTGCCTCGCTGCC
Proteins encoded in this window:
- the LOC116650562 gene encoding cuticle protein CP14.6-like; this encodes MQLLTSAYAVAALAICCLCFVTAQPQRGLAQPRSNSFDANAVILKQNFDLNPDGSYQYNYETSNGIRADEAGYLKNPGSQLEAQVMQGSYSYTGPDGVLYTITYIADENGFRAEGAHIPTPPPVSPAAAAGPRRFFK